The stretch of DNA GGATGATCATGGAGAGGTACCAGCCGTTGAGACCGGCGTTGGAGTTGCCGGTGGCAATGGCGGTGGACAGACCGGAGGCAGCGGCCATGACACCGGCACGCTGGGAACCGCCGAAGTGGTCCTCCATCATCGTCGGGTACTGCTCGTACTGCTCCATCGCATTCACCGTGACTTCGGTGGCGATGTCGTTGACGATGTCCTGGGTCGGCTTGACGCGGTCTGCCGCGGACGGGTTCCGCCAGTCGACCTTGTACTTGTCCTTGATGTAGTCCATGCCGTAGTAGGTGAACTCGTCGAGGATGTTGTCGGTGTACGCGGCGGTCGCATACTGGGTGAAACCGACACCGCCGGACATGTAGGACCCGAGCCAGATCTGGTCGAAGAGCATCGTGCCTGCACCGACGACCTCAAGGGACGCCTTTGCGGGGTCGTTGGGGTACTTGCGGTCGGCCTGGATCATGTCGGAGAAGTGGCCGAACTTGATGCCACCGGGCTCGTTCGGGCCGCGTGCACGGCGGGCCGGGAGAATGGAACCCATCTGGATGACGCCGGCGTGCTTTGCAGCGTAGGAGAGGTCAGCGACTGCCGCCTCACCGGCGCACATGCGGTACGCGGCGATGAAGGACATACCGATCTGCATCGCAGACCACCGGGAGGTAGTACCGCCGTCGCAGGTGCGGGAGACGATGGACGGGATGTGGATTGCCTGGAACATCGACTTGCCGACCTCGGCCTTGAGCTCCTCGGCCTGCTTCTTCGGGAAGAGCTTCTCGATGTTGATCAGGTACTGGGCGTCGATCTCGTCGGCGAGTTCGTCGTCGCCGGTGAAGACCTTCACGTAGCAGTCGTCGGTGAGCGCCGGGTGGGTCTCGACCATGTGCTCCTGAACGACCGCACCGCCGGGCATGGCGTGGTTGAGGATGTGCAGGTACTCGTTGATCGTCTCAGGGGTGACTTCCTTGCCCAGACGCTTCTGCAGGGTGGCGTGGGCCATATCCATGCCGACGATGACGGTCCGGCGGATCTCGTCCCACATCTGCTGCATCGCGGAGTTGTTGACGAAGTGCAGGTCGTCGCCCTCGACAAAGACGCCGGTGCCGGAGACCTCGTAGGTCATCAGCTGGCGCTGGCCCATCGGGATGCCGCCAAGGTGGCAGCGCTCGGGGTCATACATGGAGATGCCGCGCTGCATCTCGATGGAGCGGGACTCCTTCATGAACTCAAGTTTTCTCTGGGACTGGCGGACGCCGCCAAACTTGTAGAACTCGGTCTTCTCGGACTGGACGTCCTGCCCCTGGAACTTCTCCTTGAGCGCTTTCAGGAAAAGCTTCTGGGATCTCTCAATCTTTGCCATTGTATTCACTCCTCCTTCGGCATAAAGCCGTATTTGGTCCTCAGCGAGTGGATCCGCTGGAGGTACTCGATGTATTCCGGATCTTCACGGAGTGCGGTCCCTGCAAGGGAGTGGAAGATCGTGCTGTGCTCCTTGAGCCACGCTGCATCCATGGGCTTGCCGACCTCGACCGGGCGGTCGAGGGGAACGCCGATCTGATCCTTGACGTAGCGGACGATGCCGTCCTCACCGAGCACACAGCGCTGGAGAGCGTCGAACATCATGCCGTCCTCTGCAAGACGGAGGGAGTGACCGTGCACAGTCGCACCACGGCAGGAGACGGTCGCCGGGTCGAAGACCTCGGTCTCGATGAGGTTCTTGGAGTACATGTCGAGGTCGCGCTCGCGGCACTCGACGATCTGGCGGCCAGAGAGGGTGCCGGGGTCGATGCCGCGGAACCGGTAGCACTCCATGTAGGTGCGCTGGTACGGCTGGGACGGGGCGTTGAACATCGAGTCAGCGAACTGGATGTAGCGGACGCGGTCGCCGGCCTTTGCGCCCTCGGTGGGCTTGACCAGCTTGCGCATCGGGTCTGCTGGCTCCTGCTGCTCGGCAAGGGGCGGGTGGGCGGTCGGGTAGGCCGCGCCGGGAGCGCGGTGGCCGAGAACCAGGACGACGTCCTCGTCGGTAACTGAACGAAGTTTCGAGAGTTCATAGGTGGGGTTCATCTGGTTGCGCCTGTTCTGGGCAACGACAGAGGTACCCGGACCATACTGTGGTGTGTATGCCATTTTGTCACCTCAATTGATTGAATCTGGTGTATTTTCCATCTGCATATTGTCAGACAGACTTCCCCCGCTCTGCGCTGCCGGGATGATGATCAGTCCGTCCCGTTTCCGTGGATCGGAGAGCCCGATGACACGCTCATCGGCATTGGGCCCATAGCGTGCATAGTCCACCATGGTGGGACTGCTCTTCATGAACCGGCCGGTCTGGAGGCGATAGGGCATCATGGTGAAGAACTCGTCGCAGAGCGCCTTCACCGCCCCGATCGCCTCTTCGTCCTCGACTTCGAGGGTGACCGTCCCGGTCTGGATCTTCATCTCGAATGCGGCACCGCAGACCTGAATCGTTCGCCTGTTGGTATTGGGGTTGGCCGAGCCTCTCGCCGGGCCGTACGGGACGGTGGCCGGGAGGCCGGGACCGTTGAGCACGATCCGCCGGACTCCCGGGATCCCTGCAATCCGGGTGAGAAGCTGCTCTGCCGTTGTGGGCGAGAGAAGCCTCAGGGGAACGATCCTGCACTGGGGGAAGGCTGAATCAGGCAATAAGATCAACGCCCTTGGCGATCTGGTCCATCGGCTTGTTGAACACATCGATCTTGCCGTAGGTCTCGCCCATCACCTTGGAGGTGCCTTCGGGCGTGAACATCTGGGTGCCGGCATCGAGGGCGCAGGCGGCGACCACACACGGAATGGCGACGCCGTTGGCGTGCCTGGTCACGACGTGGTTGCCGTTGAAGATACCCGGACCGCCGCCACCGTAGATGGAGTGGCTGAAGAACGAGAAACCGACGGCGGTACCCATCATGCGGCCGAAGTCGCAGGAGGGCAGGCCGGTCTCGTGCTCAATGAGGTCGTTGAAGTACAGCAGGGTCGAGGAGACGGCCTGGGCGAACCGGCCGGCACCACAGTTGACGATGGTGGCGGCGAGGGAGCCGGCTGCAACATAGGCGTTCCAGAGCATCGGGTCCTTGGTGTCGTAGAACTGGAAGTAGCCGCCCTTCTTGCCGGGCAGGATGACCTTGTCCTCGATCGCACGCTCGACCAGGGACTGGACGACGGTACCGACGGTGCCGGTCTCGCCGTTTGCCTTGACAAGGTCGTAGACCATGTTGTTGGCGTTGAGGCCCTGGTAGGCGTAGGAGAGGAGCTGGTAGCGCTCGAAGGCACCGATGGCGGCGCCCATCTCGAACTCACCGGCGGTCTCGAGGGTCGAGGCGAGAGCGACGCCCTGGAGGGAGTTCCTGCCGGTCATCATGACAACGTGGTTGACCGGGACGTTGCGCAGGGCAAAGCCGATACCTTCGTTGTTCTGCGGGATGGACAGGATAGAGGAGACGAGCGCGCCTTCCATGTCCATGGTGTGCGGGTAGCCGCCCCAGCATGCGGCCTTGACGGTCGATGCGTTGAAGGCGTCGATGTTGAACTGGTCAACGATCGCATAGGTGGTCGCCGAGGCGACGGCGGTGATTGCCGCGTCGTAGGTGGCGGCGTTCATCAGGCGCTTCTTTGGAACCTGGACGAGCAGGAGCTGACCATTGTTGAACTCGAGGATCTCGGTGTCGTCACCCTCCTCGACCTGCACCATCTCCTTGATCCTGGCGACGATGGCGTCCTTGTTCTCCATGATGGCGAGGTCGAGTTCACGGCCCCGGATCTTGCTCTTGCCCTTTCCAAGCTTTCCGGTCTTGAGAGCATTCTGAATGCCCCCGAGGTTTACATTAATCGTTCTCTTCGTCAGGTCGATGATCTTGCTGGTCGCGGGGTTCACCAGCGGGCTGATCTTATCGAGGGTGACGCCGCTTTTCAGCAGCTTCCCATCATCTGAATAGAGATCGATTGTTTCTGAATATGCTGCCATATCAGTTCATCCTTTTACCCTTTGCGCAGGAAGAAACGTTCCCATAGGATTCAGGCCGGCTAACCGGAACAAATCCCGGAGCGTACTACCTGCAAGCCCCGAATTGGGACATTAGATGTTTTCAGGAAGCCACATATA from Methanofollis liminatans DSM 4140 encodes:
- the mcrA gene encoding coenzyme-B sulfoethylthiotransferase subunit alpha, giving the protein MAKIERSQKLFLKALKEKFQGQDVQSEKTEFYKFGGVRQSQRKLEFMKESRSIEMQRGISMYDPERCHLGGIPMGQRQLMTYEVSGTGVFVEGDDLHFVNNSAMQQMWDEIRRTVIVGMDMAHATLQKRLGKEVTPETINEYLHILNHAMPGGAVVQEHMVETHPALTDDCYVKVFTGDDELADEIDAQYLINIEKLFPKKQAEELKAEVGKSMFQAIHIPSIVSRTCDGGTTSRWSAMQIGMSFIAAYRMCAGEAAVADLSYAAKHAGVIQMGSILPARRARGPNEPGGIKFGHFSDMIQADRKYPNDPAKASLEVVGAGTMLFDQIWLGSYMSGGVGFTQYATAAYTDNILDEFTYYGMDYIKDKYKVDWRNPSAADRVKPTQDIVNDIATEVTVNAMEQYEQYPTMMEDHFGGSQRAGVMAAASGLSTAIATGNSNAGLNGWYLSMIIHKDAWSRLGFFGYDLQDQCGSANSLSMEPDRGLMGELRGPNYPNYAMNVGHQGEYAAIVGSSHYGRGDAFCLEPLIKITFADPSLKFDFAEPRREFAKGAIREFMPAGERSLIIPAR
- the mcrG gene encoding coenzyme-B sulfoethylthiotransferase subunit gamma: MAYTPQYGPGTSVVAQNRRNQMNPTYELSKLRSVTDEDVVLVLGHRAPGAAYPTAHPPLAEQQEPADPMRKLVKPTEGAKAGDRVRYIQFADSMFNAPSQPYQRTYMECYRFRGIDPGTLSGRQIVECRERDLDMYSKNLIETEVFDPATVSCRGATVHGHSLRLAEDGMMFDALQRCVLGEDGIVRYVKDQIGVPLDRPVEVGKPMDAAWLKEHSTIFHSLAGTALREDPEYIEYLQRIHSLRTKYGFMPKEE
- the mcrD gene encoding methyl-coenzyme M reductase operon protein D; this encodes MPDSAFPQCRIVPLRLLSPTTAEQLLTRIAGIPGVRRIVLNGPGLPATVPYGPARGSANPNTNRRTIQVCGAAFEMKIQTGTVTLEVEDEEAIGAVKALCDEFFTMMPYRLQTGRFMKSSPTMVDYARYGPNADERVIGLSDPRKRDGLIIIPAAQSGGSLSDNMQMENTPDSIN
- the mcrB gene encoding coenzyme-B sulfoethylthiotransferase subunit beta produces the protein MAAYSETIDLYSDDGKLLKSGVTLDKISPLVNPATSKIIDLTKRTINVNLGGIQNALKTGKLGKGKSKIRGRELDLAIMENKDAIVARIKEMVQVEEGDDTEILEFNNGQLLLVQVPKKRLMNAATYDAAITAVASATTYAIVDQFNIDAFNASTVKAACWGGYPHTMDMEGALVSSILSIPQNNEGIGFALRNVPVNHVVMMTGRNSLQGVALASTLETAGEFEMGAAIGAFERYQLLSYAYQGLNANNMVYDLVKANGETGTVGTVVQSLVERAIEDKVILPGKKGGYFQFYDTKDPMLWNAYVAAGSLAATIVNCGAGRFAQAVSSTLLYFNDLIEHETGLPSCDFGRMMGTAVGFSFFSHSIYGGGGPGIFNGNHVVTRHANGVAIPCVVAACALDAGTQMFTPEGTSKVMGETYGKIDVFNKPMDQIAKGVDLIA